The Hemicordylus capensis ecotype Gifberg chromosome 13, rHemCap1.1.pri, whole genome shotgun sequence sequence TTTCTCTccccctttgaaaacatttgccAGAGTCAAGCTGGTATTTGACCTTGAAATGTCCTACTGTGCCATGAACAGGTCTGCCTAATTTAATTTCAGTATCGCGAGTGGCCAGACAGGCAAGCTAAACCAGAGGTTCTGCTTTGCTGAGCCAGCAAGCTGGTCAACTTAAACATGTTGGGAAAGGATGGGAAAGTGCTTGACCCTCAAGGAGACCCTTCAAGGAGACCTTTAcccctgggccattttggtccGCCCGACGAGTTTTGTCAGAGCCCTCTTGATCTCTGCATTGCGTAAGCTATATATGATTGGGTTGATCATGGGGTTTATGATGGTATAGAAGACCGAGATCACCTTGTCCTGCTCTGCAGTGCGCTGCTCCTTGGACCGCATGTACATGAGCATGGCCGTGGTGTAGAAAATCGTCACCACCATCAGGTGCGCCGAGCAGGTGGAAAAGGCTttctgcctgcccttggcagaGGTGATGCGCAAGATGGCCACCATGATGCGTATATAGGAGAGCAGGATTAGGATAAAGGGGAATATTTCAGTCGCAATGCCCCCCATGAACATGGCGCTCTCGCTTACGGAAGTGTCGGCGCACACTAGCTGGAGCATGGCCGGGACTTCGCAGAAGTAGTGGTCGATGACGTTGAAGCCGCAGAGAGGGAGCTGCAAGGCGGAGAGAGGCACCACTGAGCCGAGAAAGGTCATGATCCATGACCCGGCGGCCATGCCAACACACACTCGCTTGTTCATGAGCACGGCGTAACGCAGCGGGTGGCAGATGGCGACATAGCGGTCAATGGCCATCACGGCTAAGAAGATGCACTCCGCCGCCCCTAGGAACAGGCTGATGTACATCTGAGCGACGCAAAGGGCCGGGGAGATGGACTTCCTCGTTGCCAAGAAGTTAGCCAGCATCTTGGGCACTACGGCCGAAGTGCAGCAGATATTCAAGACGGCCAGGTTGCagaggaagaaatacatgggCGTTTGAAGGTGGACATCCAGGCTGGTCAGCGTGATCACGGCAATATTTCCAACCAGAGTGATAACGTAGACGGCGAGGAATAACACAAAGAGGGAGACTTCCAGCGCTGGGGATAGAGAAAACCCCAGAAGAATAAATTCTGTAATGATGGTTAAGTTCCCCTTGGTCATCCTTAAGAGTTTATGTTAACCTGCAGGAGGGAGAACAAGatagttttattattgttgttgttattgttattattaattcaatttctataccacccttccaaaaatggctcagggaggtttatacagagaaataacaaataaataaataagatgggtccctgtccccaaaggactcacagtctaaaaagaaacataagataaacgccaacagcagtcactggaggtcctgtgctgggggtggaaagagccagttactctccccctgctaaataaagagaatcaccacattaaaaggtgcctctttgccaagttagcaggggtttattggCCTATCCAGTCCAGTGCTATCTGCTCCAACAGACTCTCCTAGTCCTGCTAATTGCTATACTTTTAATTGAGGactgaacttaggaccttctgctaTTGAGCGGTGTGATCCCTGCGAAAGGGTAATTCAGTGTCAGCGTATATTAATGTCACAATCTGATGTTCTCTAATGAGGGCTGGCAACTAATTAAAGAATGCTTAGTTCATTAGTCACATGCCTTCACTTGTTAATTAACTTAACACAAACGTGCTTGTTATTTTGAACTTGAAACGTCATGCTGCGTGTTGTGAACATGTGTGTGGAATTTTCGTTTCAGTAGCTCAAGCTCCAAGATACTGAATTGCAAATATGATAGCTCGGAGCATAAGTGCAGTATCTCAAGCAATATAAATGTAGACAGTGTATTATAGATAAATGAAAGGCCCGGCAGGGAAGTTGCAGTTCTCACTTGGCTTGGCCACTGAGTAGTTGGCTTTGAAAAGTCCTAAATACAGGGGCCTGCCTTTCTGCAACATTGATGGATTTCTTAATCTGGAAAAGACAACCTCAcacttttatttttcattccctTTCACTGTAACAAAAGCAGAACCAAAATTGTGAGCCTTCTAATTTATCATCTGACAAGCCTTCTAATTAATAATTTGGCTTAACTATTACAGGATGCACCTATTAACCACCTAAAGGCCTAGTTCAGGGTTTCCCAACCAGTGGTCTTCCTGCTCCTGAGCTTCTGCtcctgaacaacaactcccatcatcctggagacaattgtggctgggaatgatgggagctgtagttcagcaacctctggagcaCCACTGGCCTAGCTGATTGATCAATTTATACTGTGAAGGGTTCTGCATAAGCGTGCTGTTGGAGCAGACCAAAGCTCCGTCCATTCCAGGATTCTCTTTCTCACAGTGGTCAAGCAGATACCTCCAGGAAATCCCCAAGATGGGCATGAAAGCATCAACCTTCCGAATGTCACACTAATTCTGGGCTTGGGGAAGAGGTTCATGAGCCTTCTGGAAGAATGTGGTTAAATAGTATAGGGGTGTTTACACAACAAAAAATTGGGTAGAACAAGTGTCCTGAAGTGATGTagccacaaattcagaagtgcgggTGCTTTCCaggacagcccccatagccacatccACCCCGACAGCCATACTCCATGGCCACGCCCACCCCTATAGCACACCCCtcagatgcaataatttggggggttCTGTTAGAGCAcagttgctcaactttggccctcctgcagatgttggcctacgattcccataatccctggctattggccactgtggctggggcttatgggagctgtagttcaaaaacagttgtgggggcttaagttgagcaggcctgtgttagAGTCATGTAGACTGACTAGAATggatggcagggaatgcccactgaaatgtactggttccctccaaatggccataggaatgcatggagtttCCAAACGGCCATTGGCCATtcggaaattcaatgcattccatggccatttggaaggaagcagtgcatttcagtgggcatttcctgTCATATGTTTTAGGATGCCATGACACTAGTCCACTacaggacttgcatgctgatgatcccaggttcagtccctggcagcatctccaggaagggtcAGAAGGACCATGGAGAGtgactgctcccaagggtttctgcccacttgacctatcagaggggactctgctctgcatgctgatggtgagagaggcttggttgtcgagtacgtgggacggggccttctcagtcattgcccccaggctttggaatgttcgcccggctgaaagggaagagagctggtcttgtggtaacaagcatgtcttgtccccttagctaagcagggtccaccttggttgcaaatgaatgggagactagaagtgtgagcactgtaaggtattcccctcaggggatggagccgctctaggaagagcagaagcaggttccgagttccctccctggcagcatctccaagatagggctgagagagactcctgccctcaaccttagagaagctgctgccagtctgtgtagacaagctgagctaaatggacctatggtctgactcagtatatggcagcttcctatgttcctttgaaatccgctcctcagtctcctttaCAGTTTTAAGGGGAaaagtaaagacgtggctcttcacctaggcttttgaatgagagcactgtttttactgctgctgctttgtgttatatAGTATTGttttatgggttattaaatttttatagagagattatatttatattatctgtacttttgtattatgtattttaatttttgagatcatctgtagcTTTGTTATTTaaatatgcattgttttaataatattgtaaactgctttgggggtatgttaatgaaaagcggtatataaattgaataaatataaataaacaatactgagctagatggaccgactcggtatgaagcagcttccaaagtccctaagacaggaagaatggtaatgaATAGCAAGAGTAGCACgtgatttccatgtagaaagccaagggctCCGTGTCCATGCTGAGACACTGCAGGGGGAAAGGTACCTGGACTCCATCCCTGTCCGTCCCTGCAGCTCTACGCCACATGGAACTCAACTTCAGGAGCCGTGTGCACTCCTAGGTTGCCACatttggctttccaaatctgggtacctaatttgcatattatgttaaattggcctgaaaataaattgtgagcagaatagtgactgcatgttttgctccataactccgcttctacaagggctagagctaatcatggaaacacctatatctggcagcagcgatatagaaagatgctgaaaggcatcatctcatactgcacggcagatggcagtggtaaacccctcctgtattctaccaaagacaaccacagggctctgtgggcgccaggagtcgacaccgactcaacggcacaattttacctttcttgccacaagaccagctctccctttgCTAGTTTTGTGGTTGACCCAGATTGATAAACCACAGTAATTTCGTTCCATTTAGCacatttacatcctgcttttcttccagctAGTATGAGACcgtgtacataggaacacaggaagctgccatatattgagtcagacccttggtctatctagctcagttttgtctacacagactggcagcagcttctccaaggttgcaggtaggagtttctctcagccttatcttggagatgctaccagagaggggactgggaaccttctgcatgcaaacaggcagatgctcttcccagagcgaccccatcccctaaggggcatatcttacagggctcatatGTGTGCTGGCCATTTGACATTGCAAACAGGCATCTTGCCTGACTCAAGTTAAAGGGTGTTTCACTTCTCTGCTGGGGGCGCACAAAACCAGACTTTGCCTAAGCTGCCAATACTCTTGGGCCAATCCAAAACAATTTAGGCTTAAACAAACGTGTTAGTCTTTACAGTGCTACATGATTCGTTGTATGACTTTCGCTGTAAGACTAACAAGGCTACCCTTTCAGAAGCCATTTATCGTTTGCTCCCACAAAATGATAATTccccaaatcattttcaaagactGTATTGTGCAAAGCTTCTTTGGGGGCAATTTCACATTCAAAGCATCGGCTGGACCATTAATCTCCTTTCTTTTCTAAGGGGCAGCCTAACTTATAATCTTTTGCACCTCTGGGGGGATCCAGAGGTCAATGCACACCTATGAATGCATTTTGTCAGAATAGTGTATCCATGTAGCTTGCTGAAAATGCCCCTCACAAAAGCTGATTATGGGTGGGTTTGAAAAGATTAATTCTTGaagttaattattaaaattacaGTAAATTCAAAAAGCATATTCTTACAAAGGggattaaaaagaaataaaagccagATCCTATTCGGTTCTACATTTTCTGGCAATCACcgtcatgagatgacccctggttctagtggtgagagagagggaggaaaaattctctctccacaccatgcagcgTCCACCTTTTCTTCCTAAACTGTTCTTTAAAAGGAGCAGATGGACAGTCAATCATACAGACATGTGCGCATGTGTCCAGGCACCTGTATGCACATTCAACGTCATGTCTGAAGCTGAGCTCACAAATCAGCCTCCATTGCTGCCAGAGCTCTTACATTGGCAACTGGAAAGAAAATCAGGGCATAAGACACCAAATCAATAGTTccccttttccttctgtttccccGCCATTTACCTGGAATGATCATGTCTGCGGCATAATCTCAGCAACGAGTCCACAGCCTCTAGATCTGCAGAAACAAACAACCCCAAGTCCCAAGACCAGCTGGCCACATGATGGACTCAGCGGAGCGCTGCTCTCTGCTCAAGGAGTCGCCAGGATCTCAAGCTATTATGGAAGAAATGAAGTGAGGATGGATCCAAACTctttcaggggggaaagagtgcttTTACTCATGGGAAGCACTTCTCTCTCGTCTCTAGTGAGAGAGACACTGGGGGGAAAACCTACTATCTTGGGTTTGGGAGATCTCAACTGCAAAAGTCTTCAGGGATCATCACAACAAGAATGTGCCCTTAAGGGGAAATCATGCATATTTAGAAGCCCCCAGCCCCCTGGCTTTCAAATAGGACTTCATTGTTGGCGCCACTCATGTACAGCTCTAGAGCAGAGTGGcctttattgcatttatttattgttagattttgataccacctttcattaagagaATCTCAAGGCGGTTAGGGTTATTGTAACCTTCTGCAGCTAAGCCCCACCAGACCACCTTTCCCAACTCCAAGAGTCTATCCACTACAGAGGCCAAGGTTGGATTTCAGGGctgggaaaagttggaaaaaaCTGAACTGGCAGGCTGTGTCTGCGTGCATTTACATGCCAGTGTACACTACATAActagctgccttatgccaagtcggatcataggaacagaggaagctgccctatcccaagccagaccattggttcctctagctcaTCAGTACtgcccacactggctggcagtgcctcttcaaggtttcaggcaggagtctctcccagccctacctggagatgctgccattttggactacagctcccatcatccccagccacagtggccaatagtcagggatgatgggagttgttggccaacatctgcaggagggtcaaagttgagcaaccctgagtTAGACCATCCTGGAATGATAGAGGACTGTGTGCTTTTGaagatattatttttaaaagaatgatagTAGTGCTACTGAAACCAAGAAATGATGTGTCGAATAAAATAGATGAGAGTCATCTGGGAATAGAACTCAAATAActcaaagagaagagaagagctagGGATGCTATTTATGGGCCAAGTATGTAGATTGGTACAGGCTTATACACTTTTTCGGACTTACAGAAAGAAACTGTAAGGAGCCTAATCTATTATATAAAGTACTCTGAGATCATGGGGGAGAGTAGAAATTGAtacttttaaatttcaaaagagaatATTCCCTGGTGGAATTTCCTGGAAGTTTGTCTTTTGGAAAATCTGATTAATAAATTAATGGTTGTACAGTGTGAATCTGTTTTTGCAAGACATGGGATCCCTGAAGATGTTGTGAGCAATAATGGTCCTCAATTTTCTTCCAGTGTGTTCAGGCAATTTGCAAAAGATGTGGATTTTATACATATTATGCCCCGTCAAATGGAATGGCTGAAAGGGCAATAACAAATGGAAAAAAATCTATGGAGGATAATACTCCATAATAATACTGGTTCGTACCAAGTTGTGAGAAGAAATGGATCAGGATCAACAATATAAGAATCTGTTTACTTCTTACACAGATAACTTCCCTCCCTGTCCTCCTGTGCCATCTTCCCTTGATGCTTAGTTCTACAGTAACCTGAGGGACTGTGCTTACATGCAGTGATACCAAGGTGCACAATTCTTCTAAATCTTTCTCACCTGACTTTTGAGTTGCCataagaacaaaggaagctgccttctattcaGTCAGACACTTAGTCCATTGCACACTTCATTATTCACTAGGATTGCCACATCTCATGTTGAAGGCCATCCTGGACATCTCAATGGCTTGATACTGTGAAAAATGTAGCAAAAGAaacctccaggaatagcttcagtcagagttgaccACCCTGTTTTCTGTGTCAGGAATTcccatagtaacataggaagctgccttatactgagtcagaccattggtccatctagctcagatttgtctacacagactggcagcagcttctccaaggttgcaggcaggagtctctctcagccctatcttggaaatgctgccagggcgtgaacttggaagcttctgcatgcaagcgctctaccactgagctatggatccaCCTCCCAAGGACTACAtccccatgtagtctcccattcaaatgcaaactagggcaggccctccttagcaaaggggacaattcatgcttgctaccacaagaacagctctcctcccaacctcAGGTCCCTGGAAGTTGCTGCACTACATAATCCCTGACTAAAACTGTGCCATATTATCCCTTAGCAAATGGTATGTTCCGGTATACTACCTtgggacatggaggttccatttagccattGTGCCTAATAGccattcatggaggaggatagATCTGCAAAAtggtctctcctcctccatgaatttacttAATGTCCTTTGAAAGCCATCTGTTCTAGTAGCCATCatccagccacaacagccagtgatgatgggagttgtagtccaacatgtggTGACCTAAGGTTGAAGGCCCATGCCATAGGTTAATTATTCATTGTGCTATGCTAAATTTCCTCTCACTGCCTCCAGTCTCAACGGCAgagtttgggcagcagcaaagTTTGGGCAAGATTAGATCATAAACTTTTTAATAGGGCCCTTTTGGACTTATTAATGTTTGTTTGCAACTGTAAAATGATTGTTGCTTCTGAAAACATTTGGCAGTAATGAAACCCATTGCTGCTGGTTTGTCCACTGCTAATTAGATAATTGTCTCCGTGCTCCTCACTGTTGTTGGCATCACTTGAAACATCTTGATGTTTTGGTGACAGTGAATCTGGGGGCATATTCACACAGCGCAGTTTTAAAATTGGCTTAGAGAAGCCATTCTCTTTGTATGGAGAACCCTGGGAATTGTTTGCTTGGTTTTTGGAATtttgatatactgctttttattattatttcttgtttacacagtcaggcaggtgttattgactggtttgttttatccagacatcgagtccttcttcttcttcttcttcttcttcttcttcttcttcttcttcttcttcttcttcttcttcttcttattattattattattattattattattattattattattaatttatttacacagtcaggtgttactggctgtcttcttcttcttcttcttcttcttcttcttcttcttcttcttcttcttcttcttcttcttaagaaTAATAagagtcattattattattattaaaatatttctatatcacccaaaacttgcttctctgggcggtttacaatgaaaatcatttaaaaaatcaaatcaattaacagattcatttaaaacataaaaaacatttaaaacccagtattatttttgttttttaaaaaactatacatctcattaaaaagcctgggtgaacaagtgtgtcttcagtgccttttaaaaagttgccagagatggggaggctcttatttcagcagagagcgcattccaaagtccaggggctgcaacggagaaggcccgtccttgagtagTTGCCAGcacccgcagacgaacctctccagatgatctcaacaggtggtggggctcatggtgaagcaGAAGTGCTcttgaatttaagatggccccctgatttctaatgtcaaagaacttgggggaaaaacctagtcttggattcaggtaaatatagtatatAGTAGGGATTGGGGATTTAAACTTTTGTCTCACAATACGTTTTATGCATCATCAACCACCTCATGGCTGTCCTGTATCCTGGAAGAAAAGTTTCCTTTTGCCCCTGACCTGTCCTTGACTCAttcaggagaggagaactggtcttgtggtagcaagcatgaatgctcccctttgctaagcagggtcagccctggtttgcatttgaatgggagactacatgtttgagcattggaagatattcttcttagggtatccagccgccctgggaagaacacatgcttgcttgcatgcagaaggttccatgttccctccctggcatctccagattgggcgaagagaggcttctgcctgtaacctcagaggagctgctgccagcctgtgtaggcaagactgagctagatgaaccaagggtctgactcagtataaggcagctccctatgttatGCCCATGGACCAGATATTTTAAAATCTCAAAATAGCAACTTTAATTTAGCCCCAtgcatggaccagtggtctgattctgtTGAAGGCAACAATATATATTTCTATGGAAACCAAAGAACGGTGGATCTGGGTGCCAGGGAGTGATGTCATTAGATAGGCCTGTGGGGACCTGGTCCCCAAAGCATTCTGAGCAACACTCCAGGGTTTAAGATTCCTAAAACAGAGGACTGGGACATTTTCCTTAATCACAGCTTTGCCCTCTGGGGCAATTTTAGCAAAAAAAGATTGTATGAGTGAAGCAAGTGAAGTGAAGCAATTTCAATTTCTGAGAGTAAAAGGTGTTCTTCCTGCATTGATAGAAGCATTTGATTTCTCACTAGAGAAATTGGGAGACATTCTCCAAGCCTCTTCAAACTCTTCTTCAACGTACCAAGTTgttagtggttttttaaaaaccaccttttGATAACAGTGCATTGAATTTGCAGTCTACTTAATCTGGGCTTGGATGAAGGAGGTGAGTGATGAAGTGCAGAACAtgatgcaagtgtaaagtgatgcctacTGGGgcaaccccccaacttcacatatacactgatggggtctgagctgtcggtgactgaccaggagagggatcttggggtcatggtggacagctcgttgaaagtgtcgactcaatgtgcagcagctgtgaaaaacactaattccatgctagggaccattagggagggagttgaaaataaaaatgctaatatcataatgccctaatacaaatctatggtgtggtcacatttggaatactgcatgcaGTCCTGGTCGTCTTGCAATGTTCTCCAGGACATTGCAgaattggagaaggtgcagaagagggcaaccaagatgatcaggtgtcgtttccttatgaggcaaggctacagcatctggagctttttagtttggaaaacaggTGACTATGGGGTGACGTGGTAGAGATGCATAAAATAAtgcctggagtagagagagtggacagaaagaaattgtCAGGGCATTCTGTGATTAGAGTAATCATGAACAGAAGGATGTTGAAGTCTCCAAAAGGTCATATAATTCCATGAGCCTTCATATATGTGGAACTGTAAGTGTTATATTCTACATAATATGTCGAATATGTAAGCTTACCAATAGTTCATTATCAATGTTTGCTGGCTCTGTTCCTTCACAGGGGGCTGCATCTTAATAATTCTTCTTTGCAGTGACAAGAGAGCTTTTGAATAGTCGCATTTGACTGCTTTCCACAAAAGGATGTAAAACTGCAATCTGTTGAGCCCAGCCATTATTCTGTGTTGGGGATCCCTTGGTCTTTAATGCATTCTTCCTCGATTCCCTGGCAAAAGCTCTCAATGTCTTTGGTGCTGCCATCTCCAGATGAGGATGAACATGAAGGTATGAATTCATTCATATTTACGATGTTTCTACCAGATTGCTACCCCACCCCAATACAGGACTGCTTTGGGTGACTCACAACATTAATGAGGAACAAAATGATACAGTAGCATCTcttggcattttatttatttatttatttgatttctattttgAAGGCTAAGATTATTTAAAAGGATCTGCTAAACACTTAAAGCATGAGTGTAATAAACAGGCATTTGCAAGCACGAGGGTTATACAGATCCACTCATCAGAGAGTCAAGATTCACCATGGCTCTCTCTACTGAGTGGATATCTGGCAGCAGACCTGAGTTAAGATGTCAAGTGGACGTAAGATGTTGAGTGGAGTCTACAATGTCAAGTGGACATTGACAACATGACAAGAAGGGAAAGTGTTAAATAACTTCTCTGTATTGATCCACTCCAAAAATGTGGAAAAAAAAGTCAGAGAGTTCattctgctaactgaacaaagaggcaccttttaaagtggtgtttctcttatatttaacaggaggagagtAATGGACCCAATCcaaacccagcatagcattcctccagtggctgttgctggtgccttacCTTGTATTTATTTTAGATTACCAGCCCTCTTGGAAAAGGgaaaggaaccatcttattatttctttttctatgtaaattgtctaaagaacttttgtcgaaaagctaTATAGAAATATTCCTAGTAATAGCTCATGTATCTTTTGTGCAATGTCTATaactgggaacttttgttgaaaagcggtatataaatatttgttgtattcatattcatatctgGTCCCATGAGTCTCTCTTTCCTCTTGCGCTTACAGTTCAGTACTTTTGATGAGCATGGGAAGTAGGAATATCACTATTTTTACAGAGTTCATCCTCCTTGGGTTTTCTGGACACCCTCGACTGGAGATCTTCCTCTTTGTGGTGTTGTCTATGGTCTACTTCATGACACTCTTTGGAAACATCTCCATATTGGCATTGACTTGTTTGGATTCTCACCTCCACACCCCCATGTACTTTTTCCTCAGCAACCTGGCCTTCTTGAACATCTGCTACACATCTGCCGTGGTCCCCAAGATGCTCATCAACTTCTTGGCTCCAAAGAAGACCATCTCATATCACCTatgtgttgtacaagtgtacatcaCACTTTTCTTGGCGGCAGCCGAGTGTCTTCTTCTCATGGTGATGGCCTTCGACAGGTATGTTGCCATATGCAACCCCCTGCATTATTCCACGGTGATGAACAAGAATGTATGCCTTGTGCTTGCTGTCATGGCATGGTTTAGCAGCTTCATGCTTTCGGTGGTCCCATCCTTTACAATGAAGCACTCTCTGTGCAGCTTTGTCATTGACCACTTGTTCTGCGAGGCTCCGGTCCTGCTCCTATTGGCCTGTCCCAACGATGACATCTCAGTCAACGAGGTCATGATGGTTGCAGGGAGCACGTTCACCCTCCTCCTGCCGTCTGTCCTGATCCTGCTGTCCTACGTCCGCATCATGGTAGCCGTTTTGAGAATGCCCTCCATGGACAGGAAACGGAAAGCCTTCTCCACTTGCTCCGCTCACATCACGGTGGTGACCGTCTATTACGGGAGTGGCTTGTTCATGTATATGAGGCCCAAATCCAGCTATTCGGCTGAGAAGGATAAGCTGATCTCTCTCTTCTACTCTGTGATCAATCCCATGTTGAACCCCATTATATACAGTCTGAGGAACAAGGATGTGAAGGAGGCCTTCATGAGAGTCTTGGGGA is a genomic window containing:
- the LOC128336586 gene encoding olfactory receptor 10A7-like, encoding MTKGNLTIITEFILLGFSLSPALEVSLFVLFLAVYVITLVGNIAVITLTSLDVHLQTPMYFFLCNLAVLNICCTSAVVPKMLANFLATRKSISPALCVAQMYISLFLGAAECIFLAVMAIDRYVAICHPLRYAVLMNKRVCVGMAAGSWIMTFLGSVVPLSALQLPLCGFNVIDHYFCEVPAMLQLVCADTSVSESAMFMGGIATEIFPFILILLSYIRIMVAILRITSAKGRQKAFSTCSAHLMVVTIFYTTAMLMYMRSKEQRTAEQDKVISVFYTIINPMINPIIYSLRNAEIKRALTKLVGRTKMAQG
- the LOC128336806 gene encoding olfactory receptor 2G3-like codes for the protein MSMGSRNITIFTEFILLGFSGHPRLEIFLFVVLSMVYFMTLFGNISILALTCLDSHLHTPMYFFLSNLAFLNICYTSAVVPKMLINFLAPKKTISYHLCVVQVYITLFLAAAECLLLMVMAFDRYVAICNPLHYSTVMNKNVCLVLAVMAWFSSFMLSVVPSFTMKHSLCSFVIDHLFCEAPVLLLLACPNDDISVNEVMMVAGSTFTLLLPSVLILLSYVRIMVAVLRMPSMDRKRKAFSTCSAHITVVTVYYGSGLFMYMRPKSSYSAEKDKLISLFYSVINPMLNPIIYSLRNKDVKEAFMRVLGRTKES